A single genomic interval of Hydractinia symbiolongicarpus strain clone_291-10 chromosome 8, HSymV2.1, whole genome shotgun sequence harbors:
- the LOC130655088 gene encoding UPF0561 protein C2orf68-like, translating to MEKGSRSVSLDKNHGFMKFIIKNQIDRDIFDKEQRQKEQLKCTEHKEDSLATKEELTVEVLKKFSQMSSTDVKDEPLFNLEFLTKHGNIVQVKVNQNDSAQSVVENVTEKYHLGDQVKGALLRRVSEEIKKRRPQGE from the exons atggaGAAAGGAAGCCGCTCTGTTTCTTTGGACAAAAACCATGGATTTATGaagtttataataaaaaatcagATTGATAGAGATATTTTTGACAAGGAACAAAGACAAAAGGAGCAGTTGAAATGTACTGAACATAAGGAAGATTCACTTGCCACCAAAGAAGAACTAACTGTCGAAGTTCTAAaaaagttttcacaaatgtcGTCAACAGATGTCAAAG atgaaCCATTATTTAATTTGGAATTCCTTACAAAACATGGAAATATTGTGCAAGTAAAGGTAAATCAG aaTGATTCGGCGCAAAGTGTTGTTGAAAATGTAACTGAAAAATATCATTTGGGAGATCAAGTTAAAGGTGCGTTGCTGCGAAGAGtttctgaagaaataaaaaagcgaAGACCACAAGGAGAATGA
- the LOC130655101 gene encoding testican-2-like, translating into MLRVVTVLVLVFSITTAQKLKICKQCETDLKPVCGKDGNTYTSYCRLRQKECIEDKIIGFACDGKCPCDSAEIYNIDRKTVIELNNLRRNHQLEEHKKHDTNNEEYIKLDVLEDKDVTDKDILDEIEEKMFRKQEIHLNSDTYYKRGSGNCPTEEMSELPSRLIDWFHVLKTTEKEEEMKLEGIEKEPVLKEMSFLDAKLKSMYSVLACKAQDDKDLEKQVCLTPVKWMFHHLDTNKDDALSAVELYEIEQINNEHCIKPFLRDCDTNQDGKVVLKEFCQCLCLTPPCTKIMQAVPTILLRGEPKPMPGLFTPKCDEDGFFMPKQCNKKRGDCWCVDRNGAEIDGTRSTEEIDCDVNTKSLKKGTKTIPLDPYKENASNKILE; encoded by the exons ATGCTTCGTGTGGTGACTGTTTTAGTGTTGGTGTTCTCAATAACTACTGCTCAAAAGTTG AAAATCTGCAAGCAATGTGAGACAGATTTAAAGCCTGTATGTGGTAAGGATGGAAACACATACACATCATATTGTAGGTTGAGGCAAAAGGAGTGCATAGAGGACAAGATAATTGGTTTTGCATGTGATGGAAAATGTCCATGTG ATTCTGCTGAAATTTACAATATAGACAGAAAAACTGTTATCGAGCTCAACAACTTGAGAAGAAACCATCAACTTGAAGAGCATAAGAAGCACGATACAAATAATGAAGAATAC ATCAAATTAGATGTTTTGGAGGATAAAGATGTTACAGATAAAGACATTCTCGATGAAATTGAAGAGAAGATGTTCAGAAAACAAGAAATCCATTTAAATTCTGATACATATTACAAGAGAGGGTCAG GTAACTGTCCCACTGAAGAAATGTCTGAACTTCCGTCACGTCTCATCGATTGGTTTCATGTGCTTAAAACGactgaaaaagaagaagagatGAAGTTGGAGGGTATTGAGAAAGAACCCGTTTTAAAGGAGATGTCATTTCTCGAtgcaaaattgaaatcaatgt ATTCTGTGTTGGCTTGCAAGGCGCAAGATGATAAAGATTTGGAAAAACAAGTTTGTTTGACACCTGTTAAGTGGATGTTTCATCATTTGGACACGAACAAGGATGATGCGCTGAGTGCTGTTGAGTTGTACGAGATTGAGCAAATTAACAACGAGCATTGCATCAAACCCTTCCTTCGTGATTGCGACACAAATCAAGATGGAAAGGTGGTGTTGAAAGAATTCTGTCAATGTTTATGCTTGA CTCCACCATGTACGAAAATCATGCAAGCAGTACCAACAATTTTGTTGAGAGGAGAACCTAAACCAATGCCTGGTCTGTTTACGCCGAAATGCGACGAAGATGGGTTTTTTATGCCGAAACAGTGCAACAAAAAACGAGGCGATTGTTGGTGTGTCGATAGAAATGGAGCTGAGATCGATGGAACACGTTCAACTGAAGAGATTGATTGTG atgtGAACACAAAAAGTCTTAAAAAAGGGACAAAGACAATCCCGTTGGACCCATATAAAGAAAATGCTTCTAATAAGATCTTGGAGTGA